A genomic window from Camelus ferus isolate YT-003-E chromosome X, BCGSAC_Cfer_1.0, whole genome shotgun sequence includes:
- the SMIM10L2A gene encoding small integral membrane protein 10-like protein 2A: MAASAALSAAAAAAALSGLAVRLSRSAAARGSYGAFCKGLTRTLLTFFDLAWRLRMNFPYFYVVASVMLNVRLQVRIE, translated from the coding sequence ATGGCGGCGTCGGCGGCCCTGTCTGcggctgcagcggcggcggcccTGTCCGGGCTGGCGGTGCGGCTGTCGCGCTCAGCTGCAGCCCGCGGCTCGTACGGCGCCTTCTGCAAGGGGCTCACGCGCACGCTGCTCACCTTCTTCGACTTGGCCTGGCGGCTGCGCATGAACTTCCCCTACTTCTACGTCGTGGCCTCCGTGATGCTCAACGTCCGCCTGCAGGTGCGGATCGAGTGA